One Streptomyces sp. RPA4-2 genomic window carries:
- the mca gene encoding mycothiol conjugate amidase Mca, which translates to MAVHAHPDDESSKGAATMAKYVSEGVDVLVVTCTGGERGSILNPKLQGDTYIEEHIHEVRKKEMDEAREILGVKQEWLGFVDSGLPEGDPLPPLPEGCFALEDVDKAAGELVKQIRAFRPQVITTYDENGGYPHPDHIMTHKISMVAFEGAADTEKYPESEYGPAFQPRKLYYNQGFNRPRTEALHHALLDRGLESPYADWLKRWSEFERTERTLTTHVPCAEFFEIRDKALIAHATQIDPDGGWFKVPMEIQKEVWPTEEYELATSLVDTSLPEDDLFAGIRDNA; encoded by the coding sequence ATGGCCGTGCACGCCCACCCCGACGACGAGTCGAGCAAGGGCGCGGCCACCATGGCGAAGTACGTGTCCGAGGGGGTGGACGTGCTGGTCGTGACCTGCACGGGCGGGGAGCGCGGCTCCATCCTCAACCCCAAGCTCCAGGGCGACACGTACATCGAGGAGCACATCCACGAGGTACGCAAGAAGGAGATGGACGAGGCCCGCGAGATCCTCGGCGTCAAGCAGGAGTGGCTCGGCTTCGTCGACTCGGGCCTGCCCGAGGGCGACCCGCTGCCGCCGCTGCCCGAGGGCTGTTTCGCGCTCGAGGACGTGGACAAGGCGGCCGGTGAGCTCGTCAAGCAGATCCGCGCCTTCCGTCCCCAGGTGATCACCACCTACGACGAGAACGGCGGTTACCCGCACCCCGACCACATCATGACGCACAAGATCTCGATGGTGGCGTTCGAGGGCGCGGCGGACACCGAGAAGTACCCGGAGTCCGAGTACGGCCCGGCCTTCCAGCCGCGGAAGCTCTACTACAACCAGGGCTTCAACCGCCCGCGCACCGAGGCGCTGCACCACGCGCTGCTGGACCGTGGCCTGGAGTCGCCGTACGCGGACTGGCTGAAGCGCTGGAGCGAGTTCGAGCGCACCGAGCGCACGCTGACCACGCATGTTCCGTGTGCCGAGTTCTTCGAGATCCGGGACAAGGCGCTGATCGCGCACGCCACCCAGATCGACCCCGACGGCGGCTGGTTCAAGGTCCCCATGGAGATCCAGAAGGAGGTCTGGCCGACCGAGGAGTACGAGCTCGCGACGTCCCTCGTCGATACCTCCCTCCCCGAGGACGACCTCTTTGCGGGCATCCGCGACAATGCCTGA
- a CDS encoding DUF4307 domain-containing protein produces the protein MSTARTQLPEGRYGRSADERADRKLRILGSVLGVALLALIGWFAYYYVGENKISAQVITFDASADSVQVHLEVHKDAKAHGYCTLRSQSADGAEVGRADFRFDQDASRIDKVVTLRTTSRGSTAELLGCHAG, from the coding sequence ATGAGTACGGCGCGCACGCAGCTGCCCGAGGGCCGGTACGGCCGCTCCGCGGACGAGCGGGCCGACCGGAAACTCCGGATCCTCGGCAGCGTGCTGGGGGTCGCCCTGCTCGCCCTGATCGGCTGGTTCGCGTACTACTACGTCGGCGAGAACAAGATCAGCGCCCAGGTGATCACCTTCGACGCCTCGGCCGACTCGGTCCAGGTGCACCTGGAGGTGCACAAGGACGCGAAGGCTCACGGCTACTGCACCCTCCGCTCGCAGAGCGCCGACGGCGCGGAGGTGGGCCGCGCGGACTTCCGCTTCGATCAGGACGCCTCCCGTATCGACAAGGTCGTCACGCTCCGTACGACCTCCCGCGGCAGCACGGCGGA